The following DNA comes from Methanosarcina vacuolata Z-761.
TTAGTTTCGGAAAACTCTACAAGAACGTCGATATCACTTTCTGGTCTTTCTTCTCCTCTTGCATAAGAGCCAAAAATAGCTACCTTTGTTGCTCCTTCTTTCTTGAGGAACGAAGATATTTTTTCGAATAACTCTTTATTTTGGGAAGCACTCTCCATATCAGCATAATTTCGTTTGTTACAATTTAAACATTCCTGATGAAAGAGAGCCACTTGTTTTGTCTTAGAATATTTTGGCTCTTCGTTGTTTTGTGTGGATATTCTCATAATATTCTCATAAAAACCAATGCTGCCTTGAATTGAAAACCGTCTTATCCATAAGGAATGACGAAGATCCTATGTTTGTGTGTAAAACCTGTGCATTTTACCCATTTTTGACCCAGTTTTGACCTAAAAATGAGAGGCAAAAAATGGGTATTTTTGCAACGAAACCTAAAATTATAATTCTCGCACAAGACGAAAACCAATATCTTCATGCGCAAAATTTTTTGAGCAAGCGGTTCGAGTTGACGACGAGCAACTTTCAGCTGCGACATAGTATCCACCGCCCCGGAGAACATGTAAAGAGCTTTTATCATCTAACCAGGCACTGCCGTCAGAAGGAGCGCCTTTATAGTTACCGTGCC
Coding sequences within:
- a CDS encoding nucleotidyltransferase family protein produces the protein MESASQNKELFEKISSFLKKEGATKVAIFGSYARGEERPESDIDVLVEFSETKGLLTMVRIERELSEFLGVKVDLLTEGSISPYLIEGIKKEAKVISA